A genomic region of Caulobacter sp. NIBR2454 contains the following coding sequences:
- a CDS encoding flagellar FliJ family protein codes for MTKWADSLIRIANYEVETLQKRLGEIAARRQDAEIRMAMLDAEGEAEMLRAQNDASAGWYMVGYKQGLALRRAQIQAQVDAIKIEEGAAREALSRAFEELKKYEQVAENAKIVRQKKSDAIETAQMDEMGLRKSGTR; via the coding sequence ATGACCAAGTGGGCCGACTCCCTCATCCGCATCGCCAACTACGAGGTCGAGACCTTGCAGAAGCGTCTCGGCGAGATCGCCGCGCGCCGGCAGGACGCCGAGATCCGCATGGCCATGCTCGACGCCGAGGGCGAGGCCGAGATGCTGCGCGCCCAGAACGACGCGTCGGCGGGCTGGTACATGGTCGGCTACAAGCAGGGGCTGGCTTTGCGCCGGGCCCAGATCCAGGCCCAGGTCGACGCCATCAAGATCGAGGAAGGCGCCGCGCGCGAGGCCCTTTCGCGAGCCTTCGAAGAGCTGAAGAAATACGAGCAGGTGGCCGAGAACGCCAAGATCGTCCGCCAGAAGAAGAGCGATGCGATCGAGACCGCCCAGATGGACGAGATGGGCCTGCGCAAGAGCGGGACGCGCTAG
- a CDS encoding DUF4282 domain-containing protein: protein MPAAKRSAGGGSAGLIWDLLTFDRLVTGQVIHLVYWAGLGVIALFAFSVVGAAVGLALKEPGLGSILLAFPVLIAGLLAAGAMALLWRAFCEFYVAIFRISDDLRSLRQSHEAESTIMPRARPDEA from the coding sequence ATGCCTGCGGCGAAACGATCAGCGGGCGGCGGTTCCGCCGGCCTGATCTGGGATCTCCTGACGTTCGATCGCCTGGTCACCGGCCAGGTCATCCATCTGGTCTATTGGGCGGGCCTGGGCGTTATTGCCCTGTTCGCCTTTTCGGTCGTCGGCGCCGCCGTCGGCCTGGCCCTGAAAGAGCCCGGCCTGGGCTCGATTCTTCTGGCCTTCCCCGTGCTGATCGCCGGCCTCCTGGCCGCCGGGGCCATGGCGCTGCTGTGGCGCGCCTTCTGCGAATTCTATGTGGCCATCTTCCGCATCAGCGACGACCTGCGCTCCCTGCGCCAGTCGCATGAGGCCGAGTCGACCATCATGCCTCGGGCCCGTCCCGACGAAGCGTGA